A region of Piscinibacter gummiphilus DNA encodes the following proteins:
- a CDS encoding phospholipase D family protein, translating to MPLPPSSRSSAAPAHWLALLVLAWLLSGCVSIRTDLPRPDSFALPATESTPLGDTVAELAAAHPGQSGFRLLPRGNQALAARHALALAARRTLDLQYYIINDDATSRTLLRLATQAAERGVRVRLLIDDIHTDGRDELAAAFARHDHIEVRVFNPFRVRGTMGFWRTAEFLVDNDRLNRRMHNKAMIADNAVAIVGGRNLGEEYFGTGAATAFVDLDVLAAGPVAQQTSAAFDAYWNSPYAIPVEHFLQALPDALPPVGSDVTPLPGAASLASHLLAGTVPLTWAPAEVLYDLPEKAGGEASAAREGVRIGPRIRQMLLGAKKQLTLVSAYFVPRDLGVKQFQALVDQGVRVRIVTNSLGANDVIPAHGGYAHYRPGLARAGVELYELRPLEPVRDPEVKDGGSGPFHSRTSLHAKTMVVDGRTVVIGSFNGDPRSVWLNTETAVVIDSEALALELRAGLDDVLATQCYRVSWRDDRLVWERDEGGVKVTFDVEPDTTAWRRFLSEVLWAVTPESFL from the coding sequence ATGCCCCTGCCCCCGTCGAGCCGTTCCTCCGCCGCGCCCGCACATTGGCTGGCCCTGCTGGTCCTGGCGTGGCTGCTGTCGGGCTGCGTCTCGATCCGCACCGATCTGCCCCGGCCGGACTCGTTCGCGCTGCCGGCGACCGAGTCCACCCCGCTCGGCGACACCGTGGCCGAACTGGCGGCGGCCCACCCGGGCCAGTCGGGGTTCCGCCTGCTGCCCCGAGGCAACCAGGCACTGGCCGCGCGCCACGCGCTCGCACTCGCCGCGCGCCGGACGCTGGACCTGCAGTACTACATCATCAACGACGACGCGACGAGCCGCACGCTGCTCCGGCTGGCCACGCAGGCCGCCGAGCGCGGCGTGCGCGTTCGGCTGCTGATCGACGACATCCACACCGACGGCCGTGACGAACTCGCGGCCGCGTTCGCCCGCCACGACCACATCGAGGTGCGGGTGTTCAACCCGTTCCGAGTGCGCGGCACGATGGGCTTCTGGCGCACGGCCGAATTCCTCGTCGACAACGACCGGCTCAACCGGCGCATGCACAACAAGGCCATGATCGCGGACAACGCGGTGGCGATCGTCGGCGGCCGCAACCTCGGCGAGGAGTACTTCGGCACCGGCGCCGCCACCGCCTTCGTGGACCTCGACGTGCTGGCCGCCGGCCCCGTCGCGCAGCAGACCTCCGCCGCGTTCGACGCGTACTGGAACAGCCCGTACGCGATCCCCGTCGAACACTTCCTCCAGGCGCTGCCCGACGCGCTGCCGCCGGTCGGCAGCGACGTCACGCCACTGCCCGGCGCCGCGTCGCTCGCGAGCCACCTGCTCGCCGGCACCGTGCCGCTCACGTGGGCGCCCGCCGAGGTGCTGTACGACCTGCCGGAGAAGGCCGGCGGCGAGGCCTCGGCCGCGCGCGAGGGCGTGCGCATCGGGCCGCGCATCCGCCAGATGCTGCTGGGTGCGAAGAAGCAGCTGACGCTGGTCTCGGCCTACTTCGTGCCGCGCGACCTGGGCGTGAAGCAGTTCCAGGCCCTCGTGGACCAGGGCGTGCGCGTGCGCATCGTGACGAACTCGCTGGGTGCCAACGACGTCATCCCCGCCCACGGGGGCTACGCGCACTACCGGCCCGGCCTCGCGCGGGCCGGCGTCGAGCTCTACGAACTGCGTCCGCTCGAACCCGTGCGCGACCCCGAGGTGAAGGACGGCGGCTCGGGCCCCTTCCACTCTCGCACCAGCCTGCATGCGAAGACGATGGTGGTGGACGGCCGCACCGTGGTGATCGGCTCGTTCAACGGCGACCCGCGGTCGGTGTGGCTCAACACGGAAACCGCGGTGGTCATCGACAGCGAGGCCCTCGCGCTGGAACTGCGTGCCGGGCTCGACGACGTGCTGGCGACACAGTGCTACCGCGTCTCGTGGCGGGACGACCGCCTCGTGTGGGAACGCGACGAGGGCGGCGTGAAGGTCACCTTCGACGTGGAGCCCGACACCACCGCGTGGCGACGTTTCCTCTCGGAAGTGCTGTGGGCGGTGACGCCCGAGAGTTTCCTGTAG